One window of Mesoplodon densirostris isolate mMesDen1 chromosome 15, mMesDen1 primary haplotype, whole genome shotgun sequence genomic DNA carries:
- the TUG1 gene encoding taurine up-regulated 1 — LEEALARPPPLPGLVGRRSGRAVDRAIGWRLFLLLWHPALGAQARPPRRAPGGRWRSRRVFLLVRRTRAAAYAFAIRRGVVRVVGGGGQLLRPAPGEAAGFGAAGEAGVAGAGLEAWRHPSGPARTQLGGQEGAGGWLVVGFLLCLFLLMPP; from the coding sequence CTCGAAGAAGCCCTGGCGcgccctccccccctccccggtCTGGTAGGGCGAAGGAGCGGGCGCGCGGTCGATCGAGCGATCGGTTGGCGGCTCTTTCTCCTGCTCTGGCATCCAGCTCTTGGGGCGCAGGCCCGGCCGCCGCGGCGCGCGCCCGGTGGCCGTTGGCGCTCGCGCCGCGTCTTTCTTCTCGTACGCAGAACTCGGGCGGCGGCCTATGCGTTTGCGATTCGACGAGGAGTCGTCCGGGTGGTCGGCGGCGGCGGGCAGCTGCTCCGCCCCGCTCCTGGGGAGGCGGCGGGATTTGGCGCGGCCGGGGAAGCTGGGGTGGCCGGGGCCGGCCTGGAGGCCTGGCGCCACCCTTCGGGGCCTGCAAGGACCCAGTTGGGCGGGCAGGAGGGGGCCGGGGGATGGTTGGTGGTGGGCTTCCTACTTTGCCTTTTTCTCCTTATGCCGCCTTAG
- the LOC132502677 gene encoding small ribosomal subunit protein eS27-like: MPLTKALLHPSPEKRKHKKKHLVQSPNSYFMDVKCPGCYKITTIFSHAQTVVLCVGCSTVLHQPTGGKARLTEECSFRRKRH; encoded by the coding sequence ATGCCTCTCACAAAGGCTCTCCTTCATCCCTCTCCAGAAAAGAGGAAACACAAGAAGAAGCACCTGGTGCAGAGCCCCAATTCCTATTTCATGGATGTGAAATGTCCAGGATGCTATAAAATCACCACCATCTTTAGCCATGCACAAACAGTAGTTTTGTGTGTTGGCTGCTCTACTGTCCTCCACCAGCCTACAGGAGGAAAAGCAAGGCTTACGGAAGAATGCTCCTTCAGACGGAAGCGGCACTAA